Genomic DNA from Nonomuraea rubra:
GCATGGCTGCCGTAGGGCCGACAGGAGGAACATCGATTCAAGTTTCGTCGCGTCCTCTCGCCCAGGACGCCCTTACCGCCTTGACGGTCGTGAGCGGGCCTGACGAGCGATTACTAGCGCGCCTTCGATCGGTACTCAGCCCACAGATCAACCGCCTCCTGGAGATCGAGGGCAGCAACCTCCTCATGAGCCATTCCCACCGTGTAGATCAACCGATCCGCCAGCCAATCCGGAACAGGCTCTCTGGGAGGCTCCTTCTGCACCTGAATGCGAGCGGTCAGCGCGCCGAGCCGCTCGATCACCTGTTGCAGCCGGACGACTTCGGGACGGTCAGCGCCTGCCCGTCGAACCCTCGCCGTCGCCTCCGCGTGAACGTCGGCACCGGCACGCTCCCCAACGGCCCAGATCTCACAGATCTCGAGCGACTTGTCCTCGGTGATGCGGTAGACGACGCGCCAGGTGTTGCGACCGACCACGAGTTTCCGGTAGCCGGTCAGCTCCCCGCCCAGCGGGTGGCCCGCCTCGGGACTGTCCAGCAGGAGAAGGATCTCCTTGAGTACCTTGGGCGCCGCGTCGGGGCCAACACGCCGGAGGTCATCGACCGCTGGCAGCGTGAAGACGACGTCAGACACGGCTCACTCGTCGTCCGGGAGAGCGGCCAACGATTCGCGCGTGTGCCCGAAAGCTGCCAACACCTCATCGAGCGAGACTCGTTCACCCGTGTCCGTAAGCGATCGAGCAAGCACGAGCGCCAAGTCACGCAGAT
This window encodes:
- a CDS encoding type II toxin-antitoxin system RelE family toxin, which gives rise to MSDVVFTLPAVDDLRRVGPDAAPKVLKEILLLLDSPEAGHPLGGELTGYRKLVVGRNTWRVVYRITEDKSLEICEIWAVGERAGADVHAEATARVRRAGADRPEVVRLQQVIERLGALTARIQVQKEPPREPVPDWLADRLIYTVGMAHEEVAALDLQEAVDLWAEYRSKAR